Proteins from a genomic interval of Rhodothermus marinus:
- a CDS encoding nuclear transport factor 2 family protein, protein MVRLLLPCCLFWMVTSSYAQQPAGATSEATATEIITLSQKKWQWMADRLVDSLEVLFHPEAVFVHMGGTLTREQELEVIRTGRIHYKHAEIFEVSVRFLSPTTAVLLNRIRLDAVVGGNEVTNPFMVTEVYVRENNRWKLGTLAFTRLLER, encoded by the coding sequence ATGGTTCGCCTGTTGCTTCCCTGCTGTTTGTTCTGGATGGTTACGAGCAGTTATGCCCAGCAGCCTGCCGGAGCTACTTCGGAGGCCACCGCCACAGAAATCATTACCCTGTCGCAGAAGAAATGGCAATGGATGGCCGATCGGCTGGTGGACTCGCTGGAGGTGCTGTTCCATCCGGAGGCGGTCTTCGTGCACATGGGCGGCACGCTGACTCGTGAACAGGAACTCGAAGTCATTCGAACCGGCCGCATTCACTACAAACATGCCGAGATTTTTGAGGTGTCCGTACGGTTTCTTTCGCCGACTACTGCCGTCCTGCTCAATCGCATTCGCCTGGATGCCGTCGTGGGCGGCAACGAGGTGACCAATCCTTTCATGGTGACCGAAGTGTACGTGCGGGAAAACAACCGATGGAAACTGGGAACCCTGGCCTTTACCCGATTGCTCGAACGATGA
- the bglX gene encoding beta-glucosidase BglX, whose product MRALRLLVLSLFWSGWLFPAVAQPVDRAREDSLIEALLVRMTLEEKLGQLTLYNGGMAETGPVVREGEPDAIRRGRVGAVMNFFGAEAVCAMQRQAVEESRLGIPLLFALDVIHGFRTIFPVPLAEAATFDPALVEQAARVAAVEASAVGLNWTFAPMVDIARDARWGRIVEGSGEDPYLGAVMAAARVRGFQGRDLRDPTTILATAKHFAAYGAAEAGRDYNTVDVSERTLREVYLPPFEAAVRAGALSIMSAFNEIGGVPATANRWLLTDVLRNEWGFEGLVVSDWTAIWELLFHGIAADSAEAGRKALEAGVDMDMVSGIYVRKLAEEVRAGRLPEAVVDEAVRRVLRVKYRLGLFEDPYRYCRDVSREQVLLSPEHRRLAREVARKAIVLLKNEGELLPLADTLQRVAVIGALANDSASVLGPWAAAGRPEEAVTILEGIRAALPGATVRYAPGYAEVPPGSFQEMVAAALSTDTSGFAEAEAVARWAEVVILVLGEHRELSGEAASRASVELPGVQLELARRLLALGRPVVVVLMNGRPLAIPELAASAPAIVEAWFLGTEMGHAVADVLFGKASPGGRLPVSFPRATGQEPLYYNHKPTGRPPRAEEKYTSKYVDVPWTPLYPFGYGLTYTTFVYDSLRLSRTRLGLDDTLEVVVWVTNTGRRRGEEVVQLYVRDEVASVTRPVKELKGFARVELAPGETKAVRFRLPVRALRFWGLEGGWVVEPGWFTLWVGPSSAEGLQARFEVVASDS is encoded by the coding sequence ATGCGCGCGTTACGCCTGCTTGTGCTGAGCCTGTTCTGGAGTGGCTGGTTGTTCCCTGCTGTGGCACAGCCGGTGGACCGGGCTCGCGAGGACTCGCTCATCGAAGCGTTGCTGGTCCGCATGACGCTCGAAGAAAAGCTCGGCCAGCTCACGCTCTACAACGGCGGCATGGCCGAAACTGGTCCGGTCGTGCGCGAAGGCGAGCCCGACGCCATACGTCGCGGCCGCGTGGGCGCCGTGATGAATTTCTTCGGGGCCGAGGCCGTCTGCGCCATGCAGCGCCAGGCCGTCGAGGAGAGCCGGCTGGGCATTCCGCTGCTGTTTGCGCTGGACGTGATCCATGGCTTTCGGACGATTTTTCCGGTGCCGCTGGCCGAGGCGGCCACGTTCGACCCGGCGCTGGTCGAGCAGGCGGCCCGCGTGGCGGCCGTGGAGGCGTCGGCGGTGGGGCTCAACTGGACGTTTGCGCCGATGGTCGACATTGCGCGGGATGCCCGCTGGGGCCGGATCGTCGAGGGTAGCGGCGAGGATCCGTATCTGGGCGCGGTGATGGCGGCGGCGCGCGTGCGGGGCTTTCAGGGGCGCGATCTCCGGGATCCGACGACGATTCTGGCCACGGCGAAGCACTTTGCGGCCTACGGGGCGGCCGAGGCCGGACGCGACTACAACACGGTGGATGTTTCGGAGCGGACGCTTCGGGAGGTGTATCTGCCGCCGTTCGAGGCGGCGGTGCGCGCCGGGGCGCTTTCGATCATGTCGGCCTTCAACGAGATCGGGGGCGTGCCGGCCACGGCCAACCGCTGGCTGTTGACCGACGTGCTCCGCAACGAATGGGGCTTCGAAGGGCTGGTGGTGAGCGACTGGACGGCCATCTGGGAGCTGCTTTTCCATGGAATTGCGGCCGACAGTGCCGAGGCGGGGCGCAAGGCGCTTGAGGCGGGGGTGGACATGGACATGGTCAGCGGGATTTACGTGCGGAAGCTGGCCGAGGAGGTGCGCGCCGGACGGCTTCCGGAGGCGGTGGTGGACGAGGCGGTGCGGCGCGTGCTGCGCGTGAAGTATCGGCTGGGCTTGTTCGAGGATCCCTACCGCTACTGTCGGGACGTCAGCCGCGAGCAGGTGTTGCTGTCGCCGGAGCACCGGCGGCTGGCGCGGGAGGTGGCGCGTAAGGCGATCGTGCTGTTGAAGAACGAGGGGGAGCTGTTGCCGCTGGCCGACACGTTGCAGCGGGTGGCGGTCATCGGGGCGCTGGCCAACGATTCGGCGAGTGTGCTGGGGCCGTGGGCGGCGGCGGGGCGTCCGGAGGAGGCCGTGACGATTCTGGAGGGGATCCGGGCGGCGCTCCCCGGGGCGACGGTGCGCTACGCGCCGGGTTATGCGGAGGTGCCTCCGGGGAGTTTTCAGGAGATGGTGGCGGCGGCGTTGAGTACGGACACGAGCGGTTTTGCGGAGGCGGAGGCGGTGGCGCGCTGGGCGGAGGTGGTGATTCTGGTGCTGGGTGAGCACCGGGAGTTGAGCGGGGAGGCGGCCAGTCGGGCGTCGGTGGAGCTTCCGGGGGTGCAGCTGGAGCTGGCGCGGCGCCTGCTGGCGCTGGGTCGGCCGGTCGTGGTGGTGTTGATGAACGGGCGGCCGCTGGCGATTCCGGAGCTGGCCGCTTCGGCACCGGCGATCGTGGAGGCGTGGTTTCTGGGGACGGAGATGGGGCACGCGGTGGCGGACGTGCTGTTCGGGAAGGCGAGTCCGGGGGGACGGCTTCCGGTGTCGTTTCCGCGGGCGACGGGTCAGGAGCCGCTCTACTACAACCACAAGCCGACGGGACGGCCGCCGCGGGCCGAGGAAAAATACACGTCGAAGTACGTGGACGTGCCCTGGACGCCGCTGTATCCGTTTGGGTACGGGTTGACCTACACGACGTTTGTGTACGACAGTCTGCGGTTGAGCCGGACGCGGCTGGGTTTGGACGACACGCTGGAGGTGGTGGTGTGGGTGACGAATACGGGTCGGCGTCGGGGGGAGGAGGTGGTGCAACTCTACGTGCGGGACGAGGTGGCGTCGGTGACGCGTCCGGTGAAGGAGTTGAAGGGCTTTGCGCGGGTGGAGCTGGCGCCGGGCGAGACGAAGGCGGTGCGGTTTCGGTTGCCGGTGCGTGCGCTTCGGTTCTGGGGTTTGGAGGGGGGCTGGGTGGTGGAGCCGGGCTGGTTCACGCTGTGGGTGGGTCCCTCGTCGGCCGAAGGGCTGCAGGCACGGTTCGAGGTGGTGGCCTCGGATTCGTAA
- a CDS encoding sulfite oxidase heme-binding subunit YedZ, with translation MRRLTPWLNGLVWLGVAAPLLYLTWGLWMDRLGANPIQEITHQTGRWTLRFLLATLAITPLRRLTGWNGWIRWRRRLGLAAFFYASIHLLLYLWLDQFFDWGEIGRDILERRFITVGLLAYGLMVPLAVTSTAGWIRRLGGRTWRRLHRLVYAIAVLGVLHYWWAVKFDWRPPLAYGLILLVLFLLRLRRPASSRPVVTLPPQPLSKIRSEA, from the coding sequence ATGCGCAGGCTGACACCCTGGCTCAACGGGCTGGTCTGGCTGGGCGTGGCCGCGCCGCTGCTCTACCTGACCTGGGGACTCTGGATGGATCGGCTCGGCGCCAACCCCATCCAGGAGATCACGCACCAGACCGGCCGCTGGACGCTCCGTTTTCTGCTCGCCACGCTGGCCATCACGCCGCTCCGGCGCCTGACGGGCTGGAACGGCTGGATCCGCTGGCGGCGCCGACTGGGGCTGGCCGCTTTCTTCTATGCCTCGATCCACCTGCTGCTCTACCTCTGGCTGGACCAGTTCTTCGACTGGGGCGAGATCGGCCGGGACATTCTCGAGCGCCGGTTCATCACCGTGGGGCTGCTGGCCTACGGCCTGATGGTACCGCTGGCCGTTACTTCGACGGCCGGCTGGATCCGCCGCCTGGGCGGACGCACCTGGCGCCGTCTCCACCGGCTGGTCTATGCCATCGCCGTGCTGGGCGTGCTGCACTACTGGTGGGCCGTCAAGTTCGACTGGCGCCCGCCGCTGGCCTACGGTCTCATCCTGCTGGTGCTGTTTCTGCTGCGCCTGCGCCGACCTGCTTCGTCCCGGCCCGTCGTCACCCTGCCCCCTCAACCGCTCTCAAAAATCAGATCAGAAGCATAA
- the msrP gene encoding protein-methionine-sulfoxide reductase catalytic subunit MsrP has protein sequence MLIRTETPIPSSEITDERLYWNRREWLRQAGLLAGAALTGLLTPGCRAEGQQVRHKANPGPYDTDEPWTSYEDITTYNNFYEFGTGKRDPARNAHRLRTRPWTIRVEGLCHRPATYELEDFVKPYTLEERVYRLRCVEGWSMVIPWLGFPLAEVIRRAEPMASAKFVEFTTLYDPEQMPGQKAPILDWPYVEGLRLDEALHPLTILAVGLYGKMLPNQNGAPIRLVVPWKYGFKSIKSIVRIRFVEKQPITTWMKAAPHEYGFYSNVNPNVDHPRWSQKTERRIGEFRKRKTLMFNGYADQVAHLYEGMDLRKYF, from the coding sequence ATGCTGATCCGCACCGAAACGCCGATTCCTTCGTCCGAGATCACCGACGAGCGCCTGTACTGGAACCGCCGGGAATGGCTGCGTCAGGCCGGGCTGCTGGCCGGAGCGGCCCTCACCGGACTGCTGACGCCGGGCTGCCGGGCCGAAGGCCAGCAGGTACGCCACAAGGCGAACCCCGGGCCCTACGACACCGACGAGCCCTGGACCTCCTACGAAGACATCACCACCTATAACAACTTCTACGAGTTCGGCACGGGCAAACGCGACCCGGCCCGCAACGCCCACCGTTTGCGCACACGCCCCTGGACGATCCGTGTCGAAGGGCTCTGCCACCGACCGGCCACCTACGAGCTGGAGGATTTCGTCAAACCCTACACGCTCGAAGAGCGCGTCTATCGGCTCCGCTGCGTCGAGGGCTGGTCCATGGTGATCCCCTGGCTGGGCTTTCCGCTGGCCGAGGTGATCCGAAGGGCCGAACCCATGGCCAGCGCGAAGTTCGTCGAGTTTACCACGCTGTACGATCCGGAGCAGATGCCCGGTCAGAAGGCCCCCATTCTCGACTGGCCCTACGTCGAGGGATTGCGACTGGACGAAGCGCTGCATCCGCTGACGATCCTGGCCGTCGGACTCTACGGCAAAATGCTGCCCAATCAGAACGGCGCTCCGATTCGGCTGGTGGTGCCCTGGAAGTACGGCTTCAAGTCGATCAAATCGATCGTGCGCATCCGCTTCGTGGAAAAGCAGCCGATCACCACCTGGATGAAGGCGGCGCCGCACGAGTATGGTTTCTACTCGAACGTCAACCCGAACGTGGACCACCCGCGCTGGAGTCAGAAAACCGAACGCCGCATCGGGGAATTCCGCAAGCGCAAGACGCTGATGTTCAACGGCTACGCCGACCAGGTGGCGCACCTGTACGAAGGCATGGACCTGAGGAAGTACTTCTGA
- a CDS encoding CynX/NimT family MFS transporter: MRSVESDVQIQHGWIVAGVLAAAANLRAPLTAVGPLIPHLQRDLSLSHTAVGLLTTLPLLAFGLGSFGASRLAARFGMARVLLLSMILLTIGELVRPFPAPFYLFIGTLLVGVAIAVDNVLLPAVVKESFPARLGVLTGLYLATMHLMASLASGLSIPMAETWGLGWEGALRCWALLAFVAALLWIPPARRSSPTTSPEPTRRSLPWRSALAWQVTLFMGLQSFFFYCMITWIPALAQDRGLSATTAGWILFAFLLAQLPLLFITPVLAERRPHQQSLALAAGLLTIAGVVGFMIGKGVMLWSAAILAGAGAGMGFSLAMTLFPLRTRTPLRAADLSAMAQAIGYLLAAVGPTAFGFLYDQTHRFTASLGMLLGVTLLMLGFGVAASRPRFVD; the protein is encoded by the coding sequence ATGCGATCTGTAGAATCTGATGTGCAGATCCAGCATGGATGGATCGTTGCAGGCGTTCTGGCAGCCGCCGCCAATCTACGCGCTCCGCTTACGGCGGTGGGTCCCCTCATTCCGCACCTGCAACGCGACCTCTCGCTCTCTCATACGGCCGTAGGTCTTCTGACGACGTTACCGTTGCTGGCTTTCGGGCTGGGCTCGTTCGGGGCTTCCCGACTGGCTGCACGGTTCGGAATGGCGCGCGTGCTGCTGCTCTCGATGATACTGCTGACCATAGGCGAACTGGTCCGGCCGTTTCCGGCCCCTTTCTACCTGTTTATCGGAACGCTCCTGGTAGGTGTTGCTATCGCTGTCGACAACGTGCTCTTGCCAGCCGTCGTCAAAGAATCGTTCCCAGCCCGCCTGGGCGTATTGACCGGCCTTTATCTGGCCACCATGCACCTGATGGCTTCGCTGGCCTCGGGACTCAGTATACCGATGGCCGAAACCTGGGGACTGGGCTGGGAGGGAGCTTTACGCTGCTGGGCCCTGCTGGCTTTTGTGGCGGCCCTGCTCTGGATTCCGCCAGCACGTCGTTCTTCTCCGACAACGTCTCCTGAACCAACGCGGCGATCCCTGCCCTGGCGCTCCGCGCTGGCCTGGCAGGTCACGTTGTTCATGGGCCTGCAGTCCTTCTTTTTCTACTGCATGATCACCTGGATCCCCGCCCTGGCACAGGATCGCGGCCTTTCGGCCACAACAGCTGGCTGGATCCTGTTTGCCTTTCTGCTGGCGCAGCTTCCGCTGCTGTTCATCACGCCTGTGCTGGCCGAGCGACGGCCGCATCAACAATCCCTGGCCCTCGCAGCAGGTCTGCTGACCATAGCCGGCGTGGTCGGCTTTATGATCGGCAAGGGGGTGATGCTCTGGAGCGCTGCCATCCTGGCCGGCGCCGGGGCCGGCATGGGTTTTTCGCTGGCCATGACGCTCTTTCCTCTGCGCACCCGCACTCCCCTGCGTGCAGCGGATCTTTCCGCCATGGCCCAAGCGATCGGATACCTGCTGGCCGCCGTCGGACCGACGGCCTTTGGCTTCCTTTATGACCAGACGCATCGATTTACCGCATCACTCGGGATGTTGCTGGGCGTCACCCTCCTGATGCTGGGCTTTGGCGTGGCCGCTTCACGCCCGCGCTTCGTCGATTGA
- a CDS encoding arylesterase, giving the protein MHRFDLLITGPTDSVLKLLLLPLLMLLAACGGASESPRPEASPDTTAPAARDTARAERTINVLVLGNSLAAGYGLSPEEAFPAVLQRKVDSLGWPVRIINAGLSGETSSGGLRRIDWLLRERIDVLILELGANDGLRGIDPEVTRRNLQGIIDKVRARYPDADIILAGMQLPPNLGPDYTAAFRAIYPELARANDAHLIPFLLEGVGGVPELNQADGIHPTAEGQRIVAENVWRVLRPVLERQLSRPTRNTS; this is encoded by the coding sequence ATGCACAGATTCGACCTCCTTATAACCGGTCCGACCGATTCGGTTCTGAAACTGCTCCTTTTGCCGCTGCTCATGCTGCTGGCTGCCTGCGGCGGTGCGTCCGAATCGCCCCGCCCTGAAGCTTCGCCGGATACGACGGCCCCGGCCGCCCGCGACACCGCCCGCGCGGAGCGCACGATCAACGTGCTCGTACTGGGCAACAGTCTGGCCGCCGGCTACGGCCTGTCGCCAGAAGAAGCCTTTCCGGCCGTCCTGCAGCGCAAAGTGGATTCGCTGGGATGGCCCGTGCGCATCATCAACGCCGGACTGAGCGGCGAGACGTCGTCCGGCGGTCTGCGCCGTATCGACTGGCTGCTCCGCGAACGCATCGATGTGCTCATTCTGGAACTGGGCGCCAACGACGGGCTGCGCGGCATCGACCCCGAAGTGACACGCCGCAACCTGCAGGGCATCATCGACAAAGTGCGGGCCCGCTACCCGGACGCCGACATCATCCTGGCCGGCATGCAACTGCCCCCCAACCTGGGCCCCGATTACACGGCCGCCTTCCGCGCCATCTATCCCGAGCTGGCCCGTGCCAACGACGCGCACCTGATTCCCTTCTTGCTCGAAGGCGTCGGGGGCGTGCCCGAGCTCAACCAGGCCGACGGCATTCATCCCACGGCCGAAGGGCAGCGCATCGTGGCCGAAAACGTCTGGCGCGTGCTGCGCCCCGTACTGGAGCGACAGCTTTCCCGGCCGACTCGAAACACATCGTAA
- a CDS encoding ABC transporter ATP-binding protein, whose product MLQVAHLTKTYRSGTRTLTVLQDVSFSVAEGEICAVVGPSGSGKTTLLGLCAGLDLPTAGKVWLDGQDLTVLDEDARAALRNRLVGFVFQTFQLLPTLTALENVMVPAELRGDRTARRRAVELLERVGLSDRLHHYPRQLSGGEQQRVALARAFINRPRMLFADEPTGNLDAETGAVVEDLLFELNATAGTTLVIVTHNLELARRTGRILHLRAGRIVADEPVHATTNATRHG is encoded by the coding sequence ATGTTACAGGTTGCGCATCTGACGAAGACGTACCGGAGCGGCACCCGGACGCTGACAGTACTCCAGGATGTCTCGTTTTCGGTGGCCGAAGGAGAAATCTGTGCCGTGGTTGGCCCTTCGGGCAGCGGTAAAACGACGCTGCTGGGGTTGTGTGCCGGTCTGGACTTGCCCACGGCGGGCAAGGTGTGGCTGGACGGCCAGGACCTGACCGTGCTCGACGAAGACGCCCGCGCGGCGCTTCGCAATCGGCTCGTGGGCTTCGTTTTCCAGACTTTTCAGCTATTGCCGACGCTGACCGCGCTGGAAAACGTCATGGTACCGGCCGAGCTGCGGGGCGACCGCACGGCCCGCCGACGGGCTGTCGAACTGCTGGAACGGGTGGGTCTAAGCGATCGGCTGCATCACTATCCGCGCCAGCTCTCGGGCGGTGAGCAGCAACGGGTGGCACTGGCGCGGGCTTTCATCAACCGTCCCCGCATGCTGTTCGCCGATGAGCCGACCGGCAACCTGGACGCCGAGACCGGGGCGGTCGTCGAGGATCTGCTTTTCGAACTGAACGCGACGGCCGGCACCACGCTGGTCATCGTCACACACAACCTGGAGCTGGCCCGACGCACCGGCCGCATTCTGCACCTGCGGGCCGGACGCATCGTGGCCGACGAGCCGGTCCACGCCACCACCAATGCGACACGTCATGGCTGA
- a CDS encoding ABC transporter permease, whose product MAEPRTGTLRWALRMAWRDSRGSRRRLLLFLSAMVLGLAALVAISGVGGNLRRAVDEQARQLLGADLRLEREAPFGELEALIDSIGGRQTRVVSFASMVYFPRTGRVRLASVRAVAGTWPLYGRLQTDPPEAATRYLQEDGALVDGTLLDAYGARVGDSVRVGRRSYPILGRLLATPSESAAMALAAPRVYIPLAGIDTLLLGFGSRAEYAVYFRFDDGRDAEALGDRLRRELRPLRVRVDTVEEIREDWDEALTNLYRFLGLVGFIALILGGIGIASAVHVYVRQRVDAVAVLRCLGATPAQTVAVYLLQALAMGLVAGVAGTLLGLGLQALLPRLLAEFLPVAVPLHIEPAAVGLGLLSGPAITLLFALLPLLPVRHVTPLRALQASVDPVPAGRDPLRWLAWLLLAGGLTAFAMLQAPAPAIGAGYAVGLMLVFGALTLLARGLMRLLRRAVPDRWPYVFRQGLANLYRPHNQTLVLMLALGLGTFLVVLVLLVERTLLAQVRQAGGGERPDLVFFDVQPDQRDSLVALVEAHGAPVLETVPIVTMRLAAVNGRRIEALRADTTVRLSWAFRREYRSSYRDYLTDTETLLAGTFTPSVPPGTAVPPVSLEEEIAAELGVTLGDTLVWNVQGVEIPTVVGSIRRVDWRRFRTNFFVLFPRGVLEEAPQMFVLLVRAGEASPRIQRAAVEAFPSVSAIDLQLILNVADEIFGRVGLVLQFMALFSVLTGVIVLLGAIAVTRVAREEETVLLKTLGASRRQVLQITAVEYGLLGLLAATVGLVLAVGAAGLLAGLVFEAPPVGAPDVLAAALLSAVALTLGVGLLGNRRVYGRPPLDVLRAAG is encoded by the coding sequence ATGGCTGAGCCACGTACGGGGACGCTGCGCTGGGCCCTTCGCATGGCCTGGCGCGACAGCCGGGGCAGCCGTCGGCGGCTGCTGCTGTTTCTGTCGGCCATGGTGCTGGGGCTGGCCGCGCTGGTGGCCATCAGCGGCGTCGGGGGCAATCTGCGGCGGGCCGTGGACGAGCAGGCCCGCCAGCTGCTGGGCGCCGATCTGCGCCTGGAGCGGGAAGCGCCGTTCGGCGAACTCGAAGCGCTCATCGACTCGATCGGCGGCCGCCAGACCCGCGTGGTCTCGTTCGCTTCGATGGTCTACTTTCCGCGGACCGGCCGGGTGCGGCTGGCGTCGGTGCGGGCCGTTGCCGGCACCTGGCCCCTGTACGGACGACTCCAGACCGATCCGCCAGAGGCGGCCACGCGCTACCTGCAGGAAGACGGCGCGCTGGTCGACGGCACGCTGCTCGACGCCTACGGCGCCCGCGTGGGCGACTCGGTGCGTGTGGGGCGCCGGAGCTATCCGATCCTGGGACGGCTGCTCGCCACCCCGTCGGAGTCGGCCGCCATGGCACTGGCCGCGCCCCGCGTGTACATTCCGCTGGCCGGGATCGATACGCTGCTGCTCGGTTTCGGTAGCCGCGCCGAATACGCGGTTTACTTTCGCTTCGACGACGGCCGGGATGCCGAGGCGCTGGGCGACCGGCTCCGCCGGGAGTTGCGGCCGCTGCGCGTGCGCGTCGATACCGTCGAAGAAATCCGCGAGGACTGGGACGAAGCGCTGACGAACCTGTACCGCTTTCTCGGGCTGGTGGGCTTCATCGCGCTGATTCTGGGCGGGATCGGCATTGCCAGCGCCGTGCATGTGTACGTGCGCCAGCGCGTCGATGCGGTGGCCGTACTCCGGTGCCTGGGGGCGACGCCCGCGCAGACCGTGGCGGTCTATCTGCTGCAGGCGCTGGCGATGGGACTGGTGGCCGGTGTAGCCGGCACGCTGCTGGGACTGGGACTGCAGGCGCTGTTGCCGCGGCTGCTGGCCGAATTCCTTCCGGTCGCGGTACCGCTGCACATCGAGCCGGCCGCCGTGGGGCTGGGGCTGCTGAGCGGACCGGCCATCACGTTGCTGTTTGCCCTGCTTCCGCTGCTGCCCGTGCGCCACGTGACGCCGCTGCGGGCGCTGCAGGCTTCGGTCGATCCCGTGCCCGCCGGACGCGATCCGCTGCGCTGGCTGGCCTGGCTGCTGCTGGCGGGCGGACTGACCGCGTTCGCCATGCTGCAGGCGCCCGCTCCGGCCATCGGGGCCGGCTATGCCGTCGGGCTGATGCTCGTCTTCGGTGCGCTGACGCTGCTGGCCCGCGGGCTGATGCGCCTGCTCCGGCGCGCGGTCCCGGACCGCTGGCCGTACGTGTTCCGCCAGGGGCTGGCCAACCTGTACCGCCCGCACAACCAGACGCTTGTGCTGATGCTGGCGCTCGGGCTGGGGACGTTCCTGGTCGTGCTGGTGCTGCTCGTCGAGCGGACGTTGCTGGCCCAGGTTCGTCAGGCCGGAGGCGGCGAGCGGCCCGATCTGGTCTTTTTCGACGTACAACCCGATCAGCGCGACAGCCTGGTCGCGCTCGTCGAGGCGCACGGGGCACCGGTGCTCGAAACGGTCCCGATCGTCACGATGCGGCTGGCGGCCGTCAACGGACGCCGGATCGAGGCCCTTCGTGCCGATACCACCGTGCGGTTGAGCTGGGCCTTCCGGCGTGAGTACCGTTCGTCCTATCGCGATTATCTGACCGACACCGAAACGTTGCTGGCCGGCACCTTCACGCCTTCGGTGCCGCCCGGTACGGCCGTGCCGCCTGTCTCGCTCGAAGAAGAGATCGCTGCCGAGCTGGGCGTGACGCTCGGCGACACGCTCGTGTGGAACGTGCAGGGTGTCGAGATCCCCACAGTGGTGGGAAGCATCCGGCGTGTGGACTGGCGGCGCTTCCGGACGAACTTTTTCGTGCTGTTTCCGCGCGGCGTGCTGGAGGAAGCGCCCCAGATGTTCGTGCTGCTGGTGCGGGCCGGGGAGGCTTCGCCCCGCATCCAGCGGGCCGCCGTCGAGGCGTTCCCGAGCGTGTCAGCCATCGATCTGCAGCTTATTCTGAACGTGGCCGACGAAATCTTCGGGCGGGTGGGGCTGGTACTGCAGTTCATGGCGCTGTTCAGCGTGCTGACGGGCGTGATCGTGCTGCTGGGAGCGATTGCCGTGACGCGTGTGGCCCGCGAGGAGGAGACCGTGCTACTCAAGACGCTGGGAGCTTCGCGACGCCAGGTGCTTCAGATCACGGCCGTGGAGTACGGGCTCCTGGGGTTGCTGGCAGCGACGGTGGGACTGGTACTGGCCGTGGGCGCGGCCGGATTGCTGGCCGGGCTCGTGTTCGAGGCGCCGCCCGTGGGGGCGCCGGACGTACTGGCTGCGGCGTTGCTGAGCGCCGTAGCATTGACGCTGGGCGTCGGGCTGCTCGGCAACCGCCGCGTCTATGGCCGTCCGCCGCTCGACGTGCTCCGCGCGGCAGGATAG
- a CDS encoding DUF2461 domain-containing protein has product MSTLYDFPPFPGFRPEALDFLRALKQHNRRDWFRPRKAIYEDEVRWPMQCLVADVGRELIRRGLPLRGDPEQGLFRIYRDTRFSKDKRPYKTHIGAVLSRTGSRRDLGVVYIHVEPGDSFLGAGFWKPEATFLRRWRRKLWQEAEAFLDIVRQLQTHGLTLETDSMRKRMPRGFEEAANSPVAEYLRWNSFLVSQDVPDEAVLHPDFAQTVLRFAEIVLPLLEFGWDAADT; this is encoded by the coding sequence ATGAGCACACTCTACGATTTCCCGCCGTTTCCGGGTTTTCGGCCTGAAGCGCTGGACTTTCTGCGCGCGCTGAAGCAGCACAACCGCCGCGACTGGTTCCGGCCACGTAAGGCGATCTACGAAGACGAAGTACGCTGGCCCATGCAGTGCCTGGTGGCCGACGTGGGCCGCGAGCTGATTCGGCGGGGCCTGCCGCTACGTGGCGATCCGGAACAGGGACTGTTCCGGATCTACCGGGACACGCGCTTCTCGAAAGACAAGCGCCCCTACAAAACGCACATCGGCGCCGTGCTCTCGCGCACGGGAAGCCGCCGGGATCTGGGCGTCGTGTACATTCATGTGGAGCCCGGCGACTCGTTTCTGGGGGCCGGCTTCTGGAAGCCCGAGGCGACCTTCCTGCGGCGCTGGCGCCGCAAGCTGTGGCAGGAGGCCGAGGCATTTCTGGACATCGTCCGGCAACTTCAGACGCACGGCCTGACCCTCGAAACCGATTCGATGCGCAAGCGCATGCCCCGGGGTTTCGAGGAGGCCGCCAACAGTCCGGTCGCCGAATACCTGCGCTGGAATTCGTTTCTGGTGTCGCAGGACGTGCCGGACGAAGCCGTGCTGCACCCCGACTTCGCACAGACCGTGCTCCGCTTTGCCGAAATCGTGCTGCCGCTGCTGGAATTCGGATGGGACGCTGCGGATACCTGA